One Streptomyces drozdowiczii DNA segment encodes these proteins:
- a CDS encoding DNA polymerase III subunit alpha, with protein MVESEGVASAYESVQEVQVPGFTHLHTASGFSLRYGASHPERLAERAAERGLDALALTDRDTLAGAVRFARACEREGVRPLFGADLAVGPSGEGGPVRRPRTPARGGVFVDESAPRVTFLARDGALGWAELCRLVTAAHAAVPEGGRPLLDRTALPAEGLTVLLGPASDVGRALSAGRPDLAAALLAPWRELYGDGLRLEAVHHGRTGTGPGSLRLAARTVGLAAEQGVRAVLTNAVRYADPGQGPVADVLDAARRLVPVDPRRAPLDSGERWLKDARAMAETAERVTSAAGLGAGAGARLLAETRDTAEACVVDPGGDIGLGSVHFPEPGLVGAGRRTAQRVLASRAAAGMVLRGYDRRPEYWDRMHHELDIIAHHGFASYFLTVAQVVDDVRAMKVRVAARGSGAGSLVNHLLGIAHADPVEHGLLMERFLSKRRFVLPDIDIDVESARRLDVYRAIIDRFGAERVATVAMPETYRVRHAIRDVGAALSMNPAETDRLAKAFPHIRARDARAAMEELPELREVAKTKEAYGRLWELVEALDALPRGVAMHPCGVLLSDASLLRRTPVMPTSGEGFPMSQFDKEDVEHLGLLKLDVLGVRMQSAMAHAVAEVKRASGREVDLDAVEPGDPRTYQLIRTAETLGCFQIESPGQRDLVGRLQPENFHDLVVDISLFRPGPVSADMVRPFIEARHGRAPVRYPHPDLEAPLRETYGVVVFHEQIIQMVDIMTGCGRDEADRVRRGLSHPESQPLIRVWFAQHAAARKYDAEVIARAWEIIEAFGSYGFCKAHAVAFAVPTYQSAWLKAHHPAAFYAGLLTHDPGMYPKRLLLADARRRGVPVLPLDVNRSAAAHRIELVSDEGERAERWGLRLALSDVHGISEAEVARIEAGQPYSSLLDFWQRARPGKPAAERLAQVGALDAFGANRRDLLLHLSELHRAQRGAGSGAQLPLGGGHRTASVGLPDLNEAERLSAELGVLSMDVSRHLMSDHHAFLKELGAVSAKRLREARHGETVLVAGAKAATQTPPIRSGRRVVFTTLDDGTGLVDLAFFDDSHAACAHTVFHSWLLLVRGVVQRRGARSLSVVGAAAWNLAELAELRRTGGLDAVAERLARVPEPEAEAGDPPSDESPAGDGGRRIRMPTGYEMNPWADLKPPGEGLPTGRKLWHQSPGSAG; from the coding sequence ATGGTGGAGAGCGAGGGGGTGGCCAGCGCGTACGAATCGGTTCAGGAGGTGCAGGTGCCAGGGTTCACGCATCTGCATACCGCCTCCGGGTTCTCCCTGCGGTACGGGGCCTCGCACCCGGAGCGGCTGGCGGAGCGCGCCGCCGAGCGCGGCCTGGACGCCCTCGCGCTGACCGACCGGGACACCCTGGCCGGGGCGGTCCGGTTCGCCCGGGCCTGCGAGCGGGAAGGGGTGCGCCCGCTGTTCGGGGCGGACCTCGCGGTGGGGCCGTCGGGGGAGGGCGGGCCCGTCCGGCGCCCCCGCACCCCCGCCCGTGGGGGTGTCTTTGTCGATGAATCGGCACCCCGGGTCACCTTCCTCGCCCGCGACGGCGCCCTGGGCTGGGCCGAGCTGTGCCGGCTGGTCACCGCCGCCCACGCCGCCGTCCCCGAGGGCGGCCGGCCCCTGCTCGACCGGACCGCCCTGCCCGCCGAAGGGCTCACCGTGCTGCTCGGCCCCGCCTCCGACGTGGGCCGGGCCCTGTCGGCGGGCCGCCCCGACCTGGCCGCCGCCCTCCTCGCCCCCTGGCGCGAGCTGTACGGCGACGGCCTGCGCCTCGAAGCCGTCCACCACGGGCGGACCGGCACCGGGCCCGGTTCGCTGCGGCTCGCCGCCCGTACCGTCGGCCTCGCCGCCGAGCAGGGCGTACGGGCCGTCCTGACCAACGCCGTCCGGTACGCCGACCCGGGACAGGGCCCGGTCGCCGACGTGCTCGACGCCGCCCGCCGCCTCGTCCCCGTCGACCCGCGCCGCGCCCCGCTCGACAGCGGTGAGCGCTGGCTCAAGGACGCCCGCGCGATGGCGGAGACCGCCGAGCGGGTCACCTCCGCCGCCGGGCTCGGCGCCGGTGCCGGGGCGCGGCTGCTCGCGGAGACCCGGGACACCGCCGAGGCGTGCGTGGTGGACCCCGGGGGCGACATCGGACTCGGCTCCGTCCACTTCCCCGAACCCGGCCTCGTCGGCGCGGGCCGGCGCACCGCCCAGCGGGTGCTGGCCTCCCGCGCCGCCGCCGGCATGGTCCTGCGCGGCTACGACCGCAGGCCGGAGTACTGGGACCGGATGCACCACGAGCTGGACATCATCGCCCACCACGGCTTCGCCTCGTACTTCCTGACGGTCGCCCAGGTGGTGGACGACGTACGCGCGATGAAGGTGCGGGTGGCCGCCCGGGGCTCCGGGGCCGGTTCGCTGGTCAACCACCTCCTCGGCATCGCCCACGCCGACCCGGTCGAGCACGGGCTGCTGATGGAGCGCTTCCTGTCCAAGCGCCGCTTCGTGCTGCCCGACATCGACATCGACGTGGAGTCGGCCCGCCGCCTCGACGTCTACCGCGCGATCATCGACCGCTTCGGCGCCGAGCGGGTCGCCACCGTCGCCATGCCCGAGACCTACCGGGTGCGCCACGCCATCCGCGACGTCGGCGCCGCGCTCTCCATGAACCCGGCCGAGACCGACCGGCTCGCCAAGGCGTTCCCGCACATCCGGGCCCGCGACGCCCGCGCGGCCATGGAGGAACTGCCCGAGCTGCGCGAGGTCGCGAAGACCAAGGAGGCGTACGGGAGGCTGTGGGAGCTGGTGGAGGCGCTGGACGCACTGCCGCGCGGCGTCGCCATGCACCCGTGCGGGGTCCTCCTCTCGGACGCCTCGCTGCTGCGCCGCACCCCCGTCATGCCCACCAGCGGCGAGGGCTTCCCGATGTCCCAGTTCGACAAGGAGGACGTGGAGCACCTCGGGCTGCTCAAGCTGGACGTGCTGGGCGTGCGGATGCAGTCGGCGATGGCGCACGCGGTCGCCGAGGTGAAGCGGGCCTCGGGGCGCGAGGTGGACCTGGACGCCGTGGAGCCGGGCGACCCGCGCACGTACCAGCTGATCAGGACGGCCGAGACGCTGGGCTGCTTCCAGATCGAGTCGCCCGGCCAGCGCGACCTGGTCGGCAGGCTCCAGCCGGAGAACTTCCACGATCTGGTGGTCGACATCTCGCTGTTCCGGCCGGGTCCGGTCTCCGCCGACATGGTCCGCCCGTTCATCGAGGCCCGGCACGGCCGCGCGCCGGTCCGCTATCCGCACCCCGACCTGGAGGCCCCGCTGCGCGAGACGTACGGCGTGGTGGTCTTCCACGAGCAGATCATCCAGATGGTCGACATCATGACCGGCTGCGGCCGCGACGAGGCCGACCGGGTCAGGCGCGGGCTCTCCCACCCCGAGTCCCAGCCCCTGATCAGGGTCTGGTTCGCCCAGCACGCGGCGGCGCGCAAGTACGACGCGGAGGTCATCGCGCGCGCCTGGGAGATCATCGAGGCGTTCGGCAGCTACGGCTTCTGCAAGGCGCACGCGGTGGCCTTCGCCGTGCCCACGTACCAGTCGGCCTGGCTGAAGGCGCACCACCCGGCGGCCTTCTACGCCGGGCTGCTCACCCACGACCCCGGGATGTACCCGAAGCGGCTGCTGCTCGCCGACGCCCGGCGGCGCGGGGTGCCCGTGCTGCCGTTGGACGTGAACCGGTCGGCGGCCGCCCATCGAATCGAACTGGTGTCTGACGAGGGGGAGAGGGCGGAGCGCTGGGGGCTGCGGCTCGCGCTCTCCGACGTGCACGGCATCAGTGAGGCCGAGGTCGCCCGGATCGAGGCCGGTCAGCCCTACAGCTCCCTGCTGGACTTCTGGCAGCGGGCCCGGCCGGGAAAGCCGGCCGCCGAACGGCTGGCCCAGGTCGGCGCGCTCGACGCGTTCGGGGCCAACCGGCGCGACCTGCTGCTGCACCTGTCCGAGCTGCACCGCGCCCAGCGCGGCGCGGGCTCCGGCGCGCAGCTCCCGCTCGGCGGCGGGCACCGCACCGCGTCCGTCGGGCTGCCCGACCTCAACGAGGCGGAACGGCTCAGCGCCGAGCTGGGCGTGCTGAGCATGGACGTCTCGCGCCATCTGATGAGCGATCACCACGCCTTTCTGAAGGAGCTGGGGGCGGTCTCGGCCAAGCGGCTGCGGGAGGCGCGGCACGGGGAGACCGTGCTGGTCGCGGGCGCCAAGGCGGCGACCCAGACCCCGCCCATCCGCTCCGGCCGCCGGGTCGTCTTCACCACCCTGGACGACGGTACGGGCCTGGTCGACCTGGCCTTCTTCGACGACAGCCACGCCGCCTGCGCGCACACCGTCTTCCACTCCTGGCTGCTCCTTGTGCGCGGGGTGGTGCAGCGGCGCGGGGCGCGCAGTCTGAGCGTGGTCGGCGCGGCGGCCTGGAACCTGGCGGAGCTGGCCGAGCTGCGGCGCACCGGCGGACTCGACGCGGTCGCGGAGCGGCTGGCGCGGGTGCCGGAGCCGGAAGCGGAGGCCGGGGATCCGCCGTCGGACGAGTCTCCGGCCGGTGACGGCGGGCGGCGCATCCGGATGCCCACCGGTTACGAGATGAACCCCTGGGCCGACCTCAAGCCGCCCGGAGAAGGACTGCCCACCGGAAGGAAGCTGTGGCACCAGAGCCCGGGGAGCGCGGGATGA
- a CDS encoding DNA polymerase Y family protein, with amino-acid sequence MTGAAGSAGASEAAGASGADILCLRFRRVGGGLPDAAGYAGLLALLGSFTPVVEAAPPDGALADVRGALRYFGRDVRGLASVIRVRALALHGVDCAIGAAPNPMLARMALRQAAPGTTFVVPADGVAAFLADRPAAALDGVGAATARTLCGYGLDSVGRIAAAPLGTLQRITGTRTGRDLWERAHGIDRTAVRPNAAARSVAAERTFPRDELDRERQRRALLSLTEELGARMRGEGQVCRALAVSVRYADRTGYSTLTRSRTLREPTAHSAELTALAYRIHDSFGLQRARVRGIGLRAEGLGEAERAARQLSFDPVDERARRIEAVADRLRERFGPRAVMPGRLAA; translated from the coding sequence ATGACCGGGGCGGCCGGGTCGGCCGGGGCCTCCGAGGCGGCCGGAGCCTCCGGGGCGGACATTCTCTGCCTGCGGTTCCGGCGGGTCGGCGGCGGGCTCCCGGACGCCGCCGGGTACGCGGGGCTGCTCGCCCTGCTCGGCTCGTTCACCCCGGTCGTGGAGGCGGCCCCGCCGGACGGGGCGCTCGCCGATGTGCGCGGCGCGCTGCGCTACTTCGGGCGCGACGTGCGGGGCCTGGCCTCGGTGATCCGGGTCCGCGCGCTGGCCCTGCACGGGGTGGACTGCGCGATCGGGGCCGCCCCGAACCCGATGCTGGCCCGGATGGCGCTGCGGCAGGCCGCGCCCGGGACGACCTTCGTGGTGCCCGCCGACGGGGTGGCCGCCTTCCTCGCGGACCGGCCGGCCGCCGCGCTGGACGGCGTCGGGGCGGCGACGGCCCGGACGCTGTGCGGGTACGGGCTCGACTCCGTCGGCCGGATCGCGGCGGCCCCGCTCGGCACCCTGCAACGGATCACCGGGACGCGGACCGGGCGCGACCTGTGGGAGCGGGCGCACGGCATCGACCGCACCGCCGTCCGGCCGAACGCCGCCGCCCGCTCGGTCGCCGCCGAGCGCACCTTCCCGCGCGACGAGCTGGACCGGGAGCGGCAGCGCCGCGCGCTCCTGTCGCTCACCGAGGAGCTGGGGGCGCGGATGCGCGGCGAGGGGCAGGTGTGCCGCGCGCTCGCGGTCTCCGTGCGCTACGCCGACCGCACCGGCTACTCGACGCTGACCCGGAGCCGTACGCTCCGCGAGCCCACCGCCCACTCCGCGGAGCTCACCGCGCTCGCGTACCGCATCCACGACTCGTTCGGGCTGCAACGGGCCCGGGTGCGGGGGATCGGGCTGCGCGCGGAGGGGCTGGGCGAGGCCGAACGGGCGGCCCGGCAGCTGAGCTTCGACCCGGTGGACGAGCGGGCCCGGCGGATCGAGGCGGTCGCGGACCGGCTGCGGGAGCGGTTCGGCCCCCGGGCCGTGATGCCGGGGCGGCTGGCGGCCTGA
- a CDS encoding esterase/lipase family protein — MLPWTRASRSPRARRTLAALLLAVAAVATPAATAAAAPAAATAATSRGWNDYSCKPSAAHPRPVVLVHGTFGNSVDNWLVLAPYLVNRGYCVYSLDYGQLPGVPVFNGLGPIDKSAGQLATFVDKVLASTGAAKADIVGHSQGGMMPNYYLKFLGGAAKVNAMIGLAPDNHGTTLLGLTKLLPYFPGVGDLLNAGTPGLADQVAGSPFIKKLNSVPDTVPGVHYTVIATRYDEVVTPYRTQFLDGPDVRNVLLQDLCPVDLSEHVAIGTVDRIAYHEVANALDPSHATRTDCGSVIG; from the coding sequence ATGCTGCCCTGGACCCGTGCGTCGCGTTCCCCACGCGCTCGCCGGACGCTCGCCGCCCTGCTCCTCGCCGTCGCAGCGGTCGCCACCCCCGCCGCGACCGCGGCGGCAGCCCCCGCCGCCGCGACGGCCGCCACTTCGCGCGGCTGGAACGACTACTCCTGCAAGCCCTCCGCCGCCCACCCCCGCCCGGTCGTCCTGGTCCACGGGACCTTCGGGAACTCCGTCGACAACTGGCTCGTCCTCGCCCCCTACCTGGTCAACCGGGGCTACTGCGTCTACTCGCTGGACTACGGCCAGCTGCCCGGTGTGCCGGTCTTCAACGGGCTCGGCCCGATCGACAAGTCGGCAGGCCAGCTCGCGACCTTCGTCGACAAGGTGCTCGCCTCCACCGGCGCCGCCAAGGCGGACATCGTGGGCCACTCGCAGGGCGGCATGATGCCGAACTACTACCTGAAGTTCCTCGGCGGGGCGGCCAAGGTGAACGCCATGATCGGGCTCGCGCCCGACAACCACGGCACCACGCTGCTCGGCCTGACCAAGCTCCTGCCGTACTTCCCCGGCGTCGGTGACCTGCTCAACGCCGGTACGCCCGGACTCGCCGACCAGGTGGCCGGATCGCCCTTCATCAAGAAGCTCAACTCCGTGCCCGACACCGTGCCCGGAGTCCACTACACCGTGATCGCGACCCGGTACGACGAGGTGGTGACCCCGTACCGGACCCAGTTCCTGGACGGGCCGGACGTGCGCAACGTCCTGCTCCAGGACCTGTGCCCGGTCGACCTCTCCGAGCACGTCGCCATCGGGACCGTCGACCGGATCGCCTACCACGAGGTGGCGAACGCCCTGGACCCGTCGCACGCCACCCGGACCGACTGCGGCTCGGTCATCGGCTAG
- a CDS encoding DUF402 domain-containing protein yields the protein MPAGSADAGVTVVLVKAGKTKIRYPAALVADDGTRVTVRAPWAAPGVRDFGFVRFEPGDVFTEHYWRDAWFAVKEVRTGTGELKGWYCDVTRPAVLRDGELVVEDLDLDLWVSADRSEILRLDEDEFAASGLTARDPDAAKAALAALDELDRLARSADGLAPLLS from the coding sequence ATGCCCGCAGGCTCGGCTGACGCCGGTGTGACCGTCGTCCTGGTCAAGGCCGGGAAGACCAAGATCAGGTATCCGGCGGCCCTGGTCGCCGACGACGGCACCCGGGTGACCGTGCGGGCCCCCTGGGCCGCCCCCGGCGTCCGGGACTTCGGCTTCGTCCGCTTCGAGCCGGGTGACGTCTTCACCGAGCACTACTGGCGGGACGCCTGGTTCGCGGTGAAGGAGGTCCGCACCGGCACGGGCGAACTCAAGGGCTGGTACTGCGACGTGACCCGCCCGGCCGTGCTCCGGGACGGCGAACTGGTCGTGGAGGACCTGGACCTCGACCTGTGGGTGTCGGCCGACCGCTCGGAGATCCTGCGCCTGGACGAGGACGAGTTCGCCGCGAGCGGCCTGACCGCACGCGACCCGGACGCGGCGAAGGCCGCGCTGGCGGCCCTGGACGAGCTGGACCGCCTGGCCCGCTCGGCGGACGGGCTCGCCCCGCTGCTGAGCTGA
- a CDS encoding GNAT family N-acetyltransferase: MTVLVRDFRPDDAEGWVRVRRAALPYMITTPEQTVAELTGAPAGRRYRMLVAEEDGEIIGTAQVGLAHESPEPGQGFCNPYTHPERTGRGAGTLLLRTAEEYLALAGAASVHTWVLDTPGNRAFAAKHGYTPRRSAHFLHLDLAKGSLPPRQELPAGIELRTGADFADDPRPLFEADAEATADEPSDTPARLDDYAEWLAETWHDPGLDRHLTSVVLAGGEVAAFSAARTDGVSRYGSGMTGTRRAHRGRGLAKLAKNDSLHRARAAGYTDAYTGNDAGNGPMLAVNRWFGYEICATEVRHARRLG; this comes from the coding sequence ATGACTGTCCTCGTACGCGACTTCCGGCCCGACGACGCCGAGGGGTGGGTGCGGGTACGGCGCGCCGCCCTGCCGTACATGATCACCACACCGGAGCAGACCGTGGCCGAGCTCACCGGGGCCCCGGCGGGGCGGCGGTACCGGATGCTGGTCGCCGAGGAGGACGGCGAGATCATCGGGACGGCGCAGGTGGGCCTGGCCCATGAGAGCCCGGAGCCGGGGCAGGGGTTCTGCAATCCGTACACCCACCCGGAGCGCACCGGCCGGGGCGCGGGCACCCTGCTGCTGCGGACCGCCGAGGAGTATCTGGCCCTGGCCGGGGCGGCCTCGGTGCACACCTGGGTCCTGGACACGCCCGGCAACCGGGCGTTCGCCGCGAAGCACGGCTACACACCGCGCCGGTCGGCCCACTTCCTCCATCTGGACCTGGCGAAAGGCTCGCTGCCGCCCCGTCAGGAGCTGCCCGCCGGGATCGAGCTGCGTACGGGGGCCGACTTCGCCGACGATCCGCGCCCGCTCTTCGAGGCGGACGCCGAGGCCACGGCGGACGAGCCCAGCGACACACCGGCCCGGCTCGACGACTACGCGGAATGGCTCGCGGAGACCTGGCACGACCCCGGTCTCGACCGCCACCTCACCTCGGTCGTACTGGCCGGCGGCGAGGTGGCGGCCTTCAGCGCCGCCCGGACCGACGGGGTGAGCCGCTACGGCTCCGGGATGACGGGCACCCGGCGGGCGCACCGGGGCCGCGGCCTCGCCAAGCTCGCGAAGAACGACTCGCTGCACCGGGCGCGCGCCGCCGGGTACACCGACGCCTACACCGGCAACGACGCCGGGAACGGTCCGATGCTGGCGGTCAACCGCTGGTTCGGCTACGAGATCTGTGCCACGGAGGTACGCCATGCCCGCAGGCTCGGCTGA
- a CDS encoding GntR family transcriptional regulator, giving the protein MTLKIAVDPDSGIAPYEQLRTQISEQARSGVLPVGYRLPTVRGFAEELGLAANTVAKAYRALEADGVIETRGRNGTFVAAAGDTADRGAAAAARAYAEQTRRLGLSGARALELAEDAVRAVFSD; this is encoded by the coding sequence GTGACCCTGAAGATCGCTGTGGACCCGGACTCCGGCATCGCCCCGTACGAGCAGCTGCGCACCCAGATCTCCGAACAGGCCCGCTCCGGCGTGCTGCCGGTCGGCTACCGGCTCCCGACGGTACGCGGCTTCGCCGAGGAGCTGGGCCTCGCCGCCAACACGGTCGCCAAGGCGTACCGGGCGCTGGAGGCGGACGGCGTCATCGAGACCCGCGGCCGCAACGGCACGTTCGTCGCCGCCGCCGGAGACACCGCCGACCGCGGCGCCGCCGCCGCGGCCCGCGCGTACGCGGAACAGACCCGCCGCCTCGGCCTCTCCGGCGCCCGCGCCCTGGAACTCGCCGAGGACGCGGTGCGCGCGGTCTTCTCCGACTGA
- a CDS encoding SGNH/GDSL hydrolase family protein, producing the protein MKLSRLVAFSSSLLLGAVIALTGAATANAAPSVDYVALGDSYSSGVGSGSYIGSSGDCKRSTLAYPSLWASAHSPASFSFTACSGARTGDVIANQLGPLNSSTDLVSISIGGNDAGFSDVMTTCVLQSESTCLNRIATARSYVDTTLPGKLNSVYDAIQAKAPSAHVVVLGYPRFYKIGGSCVVGLSDKVRSAINGAADYLNAATAKRAADHGFSFGDVTSAFTGHEICSGSAWLHSLNWLNIGESYHPFAAGQSGGYLPVLNALD; encoded by the coding sequence GTGAAATTGTCCAGACTCGTGGCATTCTCGTCCTCGCTCCTGCTCGGCGCCGTCATCGCCCTGACCGGGGCGGCCACCGCGAATGCCGCACCGTCCGTCGACTACGTCGCCCTCGGGGACTCGTACTCCTCGGGTGTCGGCTCCGGGAGTTACATCGGCTCCAGCGGCGACTGCAAGCGCAGTACTCTCGCCTACCCCTCCCTCTGGGCCTCCGCCCACTCGCCCGCGTCCTTCTCCTTCACGGCCTGCTCCGGGGCGCGCACGGGCGATGTGATTGCCAATCAGCTCGGGCCGCTCAACTCCTCGACCGACCTCGTCTCGATCTCCATCGGCGGCAACGACGCCGGCTTCTCCGACGTCATGACGACCTGCGTCCTCCAGTCGGAGTCCACCTGCCTCAACCGCATCGCCACCGCCCGCAGCTACGTGGACACCACGCTGCCCGGCAAGCTGAACTCGGTGTACGACGCGATCCAGGCCAAGGCCCCCTCCGCCCATGTCGTCGTGCTCGGCTACCCGCGCTTCTACAAGATCGGCGGCAGTTGCGTCGTCGGGCTGAGCGACAAGGTGCGCAGCGCCATCAACGGTGCCGCCGACTACCTCAACGCGGCCACCGCCAAGCGCGCCGCCGACCACGGCTTCAGCTTCGGTGACGTCACCAGCGCCTTCACCGGGCACGAGATCTGCTCCGGAAGCGCCTGGCTGCACAGTCTCAACTGGCTGAACATCGGCGAGTCGTACCACCCCTTCGCCGCCGGGCAGTCCGGCGGCTACCTGCCCGTCCTGAACGCGCTCGACTAG
- a CDS encoding TetR/AcrR family transcriptional regulator — MPEKRAARLRPDERRAQLVAIGVDMLAECSLDELSTDAVARRAGISRGLLFHYFDSKRDFYRSVVRQECDDFAAATDPDPSLDPVAWMRAFIAGFVAYVTGRRKIYRALVRGAAGSHPAAGDIVEATRATLARRVVEGQRRLGMAPSPRLTLAARAWLAFAEEAVTGWPPDEPDALDELRAFLETAFVRLLGDLDRPAALAEQRGAPAHSSAN, encoded by the coding sequence ATGCCCGAGAAGCGAGCCGCGCGTCTGCGCCCCGACGAGCGAAGGGCGCAGTTGGTGGCGATTGGCGTGGACATGCTCGCCGAGTGCTCCCTGGACGAGCTCTCCACCGATGCCGTGGCCCGGCGGGCCGGCATATCGCGCGGCCTGCTCTTCCACTATTTCGACTCCAAACGCGACTTCTACCGGTCCGTGGTGCGCCAGGAGTGCGACGACTTCGCCGCCGCCACCGACCCGGACCCCTCGCTGGACCCGGTCGCCTGGATGCGCGCGTTCATCGCCGGTTTCGTCGCGTACGTGACCGGGCGCCGCAAGATCTACCGCGCCCTCGTCCGGGGTGCCGCCGGCAGCCACCCCGCCGCCGGCGACATCGTGGAGGCCACCCGCGCCACCCTCGCCCGCCGGGTCGTGGAGGGGCAGCGCCGCCTCGGGATGGCGCCGTCGCCCCGGCTCACCCTGGCCGCCCGGGCCTGGCTCGCCTTCGCCGAGGAGGCGGTCACCGGCTGGCCGCCGGACGAGCCGGACGCCCTGGACGAACTCCGCGCCTTCCTGGAAACGGCCTTCGTCCGCCTCCTCGGCGACCTCGACCGGCCGGCCGCCCTGGCCGAACAGCGCGGTGCCCCCGCTCACAGCAGCGCGAACTGA
- a CDS encoding type ISP restriction/modification enzyme — MPGKAAGGEEETVAAPAAAGSGEGPRGPLLDDLMPWSVRPLRTGRTWVTAPDAACLRARWDRLVRASGEERERLFAPTRARTQQSAVAALPGRSGASGRFARETGPCPEPVRILHGPYDEQWLLPDHRLIDVARPELWRVADDHQLFLVEHGRVPNDPGPAVSVTTLLPDGHSPAGRPGRVRPLHRRPGGLEPNLAPGLLPVLRARYGDAVTAESVLAWILAAARPSPAGCVVPLPEDTATWAEGVELGRELLRLQLRGARGAERPRLPGGQRPYVRAAVPPVPASLSYEAEERVLALGTGRVSPVPAGAWEFRVSGVRVLDLWFERRAAACGAPGAEAAGLDAVRPRAWPQEWTSELLDLVTLLALLAELRPRQEALAEALAAGPGSGEEELRAAGVLPVGEAARRPASVLDHQEEGPDGQFALL; from the coding sequence ATGCCAGGGAAGGCGGCAGGCGGGGAGGAAGAAACGGTGGCAGCACCGGCAGCGGCCGGGTCCGGCGAGGGCCCGCGCGGCCCCCTCCTGGACGACCTCATGCCCTGGTCCGTACGGCCGCTGCGCACCGGCCGCACCTGGGTGACCGCCCCGGACGCGGCCTGTCTGCGGGCCCGCTGGGACCGCCTCGTGCGGGCGTCGGGCGAGGAGCGCGAGCGACTGTTCGCCCCGACCCGCGCCCGTACGCAGCAGAGCGCCGTGGCCGCCCTGCCCGGCCGGTCCGGCGCCTCCGGCCGCTTCGCCCGGGAGACGGGCCCCTGCCCGGAGCCGGTACGGATCCTGCACGGGCCGTACGACGAACAGTGGCTGCTGCCCGACCACCGCCTGATCGACGTGGCCAGGCCCGAGCTGTGGCGGGTCGCCGACGACCACCAGCTCTTCCTGGTCGAGCACGGCCGGGTGCCGAACGATCCGGGCCCGGCCGTGTCGGTGACGACGCTGCTGCCCGACGGCCACTCCCCCGCCGGCCGCCCCGGCCGGGTCCGCCCGCTCCACCGCCGCCCCGGCGGCCTCGAACCCAACCTCGCCCCGGGCCTGCTCCCCGTGCTGCGCGCCCGGTACGGGGACGCGGTCACCGCCGAGTCGGTGCTCGCCTGGATCCTGGCGGCGGCCCGCCCCTCACCGGCAGGCTGCGTGGTCCCGCTCCCGGAGGACACCGCGACCTGGGCGGAGGGGGTCGAGCTGGGCCGCGAGCTGCTGCGGCTCCAGCTGCGCGGGGCGCGCGGGGCGGAGCGCCCCCGGCTGCCGGGCGGGCAGCGCCCCTATGTGCGGGCGGCCGTCCCGCCCGTGCCGGCGTCCCTGTCGTACGAGGCCGAGGAGCGGGTGCTCGCGCTCGGCACCGGCCGCGTCTCACCGGTGCCCGCCGGTGCCTGGGAGTTCCGGGTGAGCGGGGTGCGGGTCCTCGATCTGTGGTTCGAGCGCCGGGCGGCGGCGTGCGGGGCGCCGGGGGCGGAGGCGGCGGGGCTCGACGCGGTCCGGCCGCGCGCCTGGCCGCAGGAGTGGACCTCGGAGCTGCTGGACCTGGTGACGCTCCTCGCGCTCCTCGCCGAGCTGCGGCCCCGTCAGGAGGCGCTGGCCGAGGCGCTGGCGGCGGGCCCGGGGAGCGGTGAGGAGGAGCTGCGGGCGGCGGGGGTGCTGCCGGTCGGGGAGGCGGCGCGGCGGCCCGCTTCGGTCCTGGACCATCAGGAGGAGGGGCCGGACGGTCAGTTCGCGCTGCTGTGA